gcCCCGCGGCCAGGTTTTGTATACCCCCTGCCTCTTGCTCTGATCACACTTGTCTTCAAAGGCTGCGGCCCTCTCGCTGCTCAGTGGAATTTGTGCAAATCATGATGCAGTAAAACTAATGTTGAAGGAGTCGAGTGGGTGCAAGAAAATGAGGAGCGAGGAGTGAAATAAAGGCGGTGAGGGTGGTGTGTACAGATATATCCCCGAGGACACCAACAGCGGAGGAAAGTTCATTTGGACTGAAGCCCCCCCCTCCCGCCCTCAATCCCTCCTCATTCTCCCACTCGCCATGCATATAAAATGCATGACACGGTCTGAAGAGGAATTTTAAATCAGGTCCTAGACTTTCAAAAGAGAGTCCAGTGTGGGTGTGgatggtgagtgtgtgtgtgcacagaaAAAGAGGAAGATGGGCTGTAGCGGGGAGGAAGGGGGAGGATGGTGAAGCCCCTCTGCCTCTTCTGCTTTAGGGCTACAAGGTGTGAAGAAGGCTTTCCCAGAGCTGGGTATCACTGGGGAGATTGGGAGATCAAAGCGGATTGTCTGGAGTTATCCTGCTCTGGTTTTACCCCTCATTTCGTAGTCcatcacatccacacacacagactttattTAGAGGCAACCTTCACTGTCTTAAAAACTTCCGGTTGATGTCTAGCCATTTCCTTAaatgaacttaaaaaaaaaaaaaaaagataaataaataatgattgGAAATCCTTTTCTCCTACTAGGATGTAAATTTTCAATGAGAAAGTGATGGTTCCTCATTATGACAGGATGAAATCAACTGTTGGAGCTGATTTTGCTGCTGGAAGTGTGTGTTATAGTGTCACCTTGTGGCTGCAACAAGCCTACGCACAAACAGGCTCCAGATTTAATCAACATCACACAACCAAAGCCTGTAAGGAGCcagtagtttaaaaaaaaaaaaaaaaatactttcctCTTCTTCATGCATTGACAGCTGTCTTTAAAAATAAAGCATGATTCATCAGCAGCGATGGTGTTCGGCTGAAATAAAAACCATCCTTTTCCAAGCACACTCTGGCACGAACGGTTGCCTATCCCTGCTCGAAAATATCCTCGGGGCAGCATGCCACGAGCAGAAAAAGGCTGCAGGGCTGAGAGCTCAACAGCTTACAGGAGAGTGAGGACCTTGCAGCTGTGCTTGGTTGGCAAAGTGTTGGCTCCATGTGTGAGACAAGCATCTAAATCTCACATGATATGGTAATCAGCAGGAAAAAAGACTTGGAAAGTGTGTGGGGCGACTGCCAGctacagctcactggcatcaaaAATGTCTTCAAGCTGTTAAAAGTGAGAAAACTCTTAAATCCAGACGTTTGGAAAACACAGCCGGATGCTTTTTTAACATTCAGTGAAGTGAAGCTGATTTGGCTGGAGTGTTTAATGCTAATACAGAAAACTCTGGGACATATTAAGCTAATTTTGATTATACTTGAATTTTGTCTCCATTAGAGAAACTTTACATGTTCTCTCCATTTGAAGGAAGCAGCTATAGTTTCTCTAGTTTGAGGAAAACTGCTTCCTTTTGCAGGTGTGGAAGTTCCAAACTGTCAACTAGCCGCCGCTTATCATGAACTTAAGCCCTTGATTGGAAAATGAGACTTCTCAAAGACATGGATGTGTTTGAATCTGATCCGGAACATGAGAGCAGACAGCAGAAACCACTACAGCAAATAAAACAACACGTCTTTATATCCCATTCTTTACTTACTAAATGTGTGATGTATTTAGGCTTCCAATAATTTTTGACCAGCACTGCTGACAAACAAATATACGGATACATATACCTACAAGTTTAGGTTGTGAACTTTTTAAGTTTTGCACCTCAAGCTTGAGGTCATGGCTGGATTCTTTCTAAAAGCTTAGTTTTCAACACACCGGTGATGAAATGTGTACAGATCAAAGATCCTCAAATGAACTTTTGCAGCGAATCAATTTCTATATCCATCGCTCGATATTCTGTACACTTTGGCTAAGTCAGGGTTGCTGGcgttgggtgagaggcaggataCCTTGGActggtcgccagtccatcacagagaccaGCAACCATGCACCCTTATGTTCGTGCCCTCATTTTTCATTATATCGAAAATCATCTCACTTTCCTGGTTCTCACATTGTGGCAAAAGAATTTTGGTTGCATTCATCTGAGGTAGTTGTGTCGTATGTCGTAACATTTCCCCCATTTGTTCGAAGTTTGATGAAAAAAATTGATAGAAAACTGTTGCTACGAATTAAAGCTATATAAACAAGTGAAAAGGGTTACTTCAATTTGGAAGAATTTGCAATAACATTATTGCAATATCAGtagaaaactcacacacaaacacacatatgtatatacatacatatatatactgatATATCTCAATGAGTAAGTAAACCCCCAAAAAAGTACATTCAGTGTCTGTTTATTTTTCTGCAGccagaaaaatagaaaaagaaaaacaaagaacattcaTTCTGCTGAAGTGTAGTTTGTCATGCTTGCACGTTTACAGTACATGTTGATTTGATACAAAGTTTCTCCGAACTAGACATTTTTTGCCACaatatatttacaaaaataACATTGAAACTGCAGTCTCTTTAAGCATGTTGACACATTCATAAAAATAAAGCTTTCTGTGATACGAGATGAGTCCTGCCGATGATCATTAACAAGCCGCTCTACACGTCGGTGAGCATCAAAATGATCGGAAACATCAAAAAACACGTATGAATGTAAATGAATGTAAAATCCTccaaaaaggcttttttttttttttttttttaaatctcgtCCTAACATTACAAAAATCCATTCTGAAGTCCGTGACTGAATCACTAAATCATGGAGAGGAACTGAACCGCTGCCCCGAGCCGACAGAACCCTTTCCTCGAAGCTCTGCACAACTTTTGCTTCTTTTCAACAGAGACAAGACACAATGGAAATCCTGGATTTTAATCACAAAGAAGGCAAGAAAATCAAAGCGAATCTCAGGAGTTGAAGGCAAAAATTGCCACGTCTGTTGATGTCAAACATTCGTATTTCAGGAACTTCTTTAAAATCCCAAATAACTGCTCTTAGTTGACAACCCAAACCCTAGGGGACCACACTGCTGTgtatgtgggggggggggcaaggcACAAATAAAGACTATGCACTCTATACTGGTACTGGAAAACGTTCTCTCTACCAATGGCTGTCACTAATTTACTATAGGTGAAGTGTAGCTGTGCTACCAAATCAAATCTGCTCCCTCTGTGAACGTTCACCTGCAGGTTGATGGCCTTATTCGCTTTAAATTGTGAGTTTATTCAGATGATGGCCGCAGCATTATTGAAACGACACTTTCCCTGGGAGGGGACTATCAtgtttttgtgacttttttttaatgtaatgtgTGAGCATCTGTGTTCAAgcagaaaataaatacagaaaaatcaaTCCTCGGTGCAGAGCTCCACGTCACTCCTCTGCCTCGCTCTTTGGACTTCGGGCCTTTACACATACACATTGCACTGGTGGCAGGCGTCTCTGGGACCTTCAGACTGGCTCCACTCAGCCTCACACTCCCCATCTCAACCTTTCTGTTTATTCACTCCCACCATGTGAGCTGATGCAATGCTCTCTCGATCAGTCAGTCAGGTTCTCCTCCTTACAGGCATctgaggaagaaaagaaaatggcagGAAACGTTAGAACTGCGCCACCGTCAGATCCGCGATAAATACGCTGTTGAGCAGACGGGAGCTGTATGGGGCTGATCTGGAGCTTGGAGGATGGGTCGGCGTTCTTCTGAAGTTCTGTCATCACGACCAACACGTCACAGGAAGGAACAACTTCTCGTCCGTTTGTAATGTAAAAAAGAATTCTTTAATAATGTGCAATGGCAAAATATACAGTTCCAATTGGCCTCAACATTCATTATTAAAATACTGTTTATATTgactttttttggtttgttttgttttcatttgggGACGTTGAGGCCAAGATCGAGATGGTCCTCATTGGGACTGTATTTTGCTagtgtttttttaattagatgCCTGTTTGGTTTTAGTTTACAATCAATCAGTGTATTTCCATGTTCTCTCAAAACCTAGATTGACATATTTCTATTTATCTGAGCATTAATAATCTTATTTTTCCCCTAGTCGGGCTTCTGCACTTGCAAGGCCACAACTAGGAGAGATAAAAACTCAATAAAAGTAGGGTAAATCCATACACCTTGTGGACATGCAAGCCTAGAATGAACtccccatttaaaaaaaaacaaaaaaaaaactccacagCTGTCCTGCAGGGCCTTGTTGAGGCAGTAACAAGCTGTACAGTCTCACTAGGCTGATGTCGAGTCAATGAACAGATGAAGCTGATATAAACATGTCAATAAATCCTGGGTAGAGTTTGTGAATTCAATGCCTTTGCACTAGGCTCTCCCCAGCACGATGCAACTCTGAGAGTTACAACGCGTACAAACAGCAGCCTCTAAcgctgagagaaaaaaaaaaaatacatatagaaataaataaatcacttcaATTGCTCAAACTTGTTATTTGTTATAAGCGCATCAACACCAAACATGCATCACATCTGAACAGCGCTTGCAACGAGCAAAAATGCAGCTGCATCTGGAACAAGCCAAACATCATCCGAGCGTTCAGCCTCCACATGAAACGGGATCGTGATTTACTGCGACAAAGATCCTAAATCTGGCATCACTGCACTTCTACTGAAGCGTGTTTAGGTCACTGAATGAGGTTCACAGCTTAAGAGTCCCATTTAAAACAAAAGGAAGCAACCGTAACTTGATCAAAACAACGATGTTCTTTGCTGCAATCTACGAAATCAGACCAAAGGAAAACACTAGAGATGCACGATATTATCATCTCTTCCAAGTAACTAACGAACATGGATCTGCctgttcacagaaaaaaaaaaaaaaaaaaaaaagaaggaatccGAGCAGACCGCCTTCTTCTATTGCTTCACGGTTCAGTTCTGATGCTCATATTCCCGTCATTAGAGCCTGACCCGGTCGTTTCTGTTTTCTGAGACATTGCGGTTGTTAGATGTGCGTTTCAGTAAAGAAAAAGTGAGCTTTGCCCATTATTGTAGCCCTGCCCACAGCATCCTCTGTCAATATTTGTTTGTACAGCAGCGTGTTAAATTCCCATATgtgccgagccgagccgagctaGAGGCTGGCGTTATTTGACACGGGACTGAAGGCTCATAAAAAAACACTTCCACATTGCACTCAAAAGCCTGGTATTAGCAGGTGTTAGTGGATTTTTTTTGACGAGTTGAAAAAGGGCTTTGTTGATCTCAGAAAGTTCTTAAAGAAAtgattacactgaaaaaaaacaaaaataaacataaatggGTAAAAAAGAGGCAGCTAAATGAGagatattgtttgtttttccctcattccatgcatttattttcaccttaatttttttttaggtaatTCTGTTTCAAGCTAGccaagacccccccccccccaaataacCAGAATAAACAACTGTACTTAAAATACATGGAGTTAAAGAAGTTTAAAGCACTGGATAAAGTACCTTTCTGTTCATTCATCCCACCAGAATAGACGCCACCGTGTGCTAATCAACATTCTCAAATCTATAAATATATTTCAGTGGAGAGCACGACccagaggttttttttctttttagtcagTGACTTCTGGTCCCGACACATGAATCCACACAGCACTGCTGCACAAAGAAGGACAAGCGGGACGTCGGACGGGCACCATGCCTCCTCAGAGCCAGCTACAGGCGATGACCAGCCATTGGTCAAACATGTGCATTTCCTACCTGGGGCAGAGTTAGGGGGCAGGTGGGGGGAGAGAGCTCAGGGTCCAGGACAGAAGGGAAGTTGGGGCTATCAATGCTGAGCATCTATACCTGCAGGGCTGAGCACCAACGCCTGGAGGATGTCGGACAGGGACACAATGCCCTCGATACTGGAGCGCTCGTCCACCACCACCAACCGATGCACCTGGGATTAAAAAGAAGAGTTGCAGCTGAAATCAGGCCTAGGGTTATTTCTCAGTAATTGCATATCCACACAGCTCTTTGTCTCACTTCAGCTTTGACTATTCTGTCCACGATGGTCTCCATCGTCTCCATTTTGTGGCACTTCATGACTCCTTCAAAGTACTGACAGCGATGTTTCAGAGCCTGCGTCACTGTAATGTCCAGGTTGTTGTACGTCTTCTCTGCGGCCAAGTTCTGCCAACAAACGCATTCAAGTCAAAAAAATTACTTCCAGAGCAGTTTAACCGGTAAAATGGGGTAGTATgtctcctaaaaaaaaaaactttacactTACAATCACATCAAACTTGGAGTAAATGTCCACAACTTTGCctgcaagagagagagagaaaaaaaaaagaactgttgAAGATAAAAAaggaaggtaaaaaaaaatgcattactATTTGTGCTTGTTTGCGATCGTACCCGAGTCATCCACCACAGGCAGAGCAGACACTCGTCTCTCCACAAAGATGTTGAGTGCTTTGATGATGGGTGTGTCCGGGTGGATGAAAGCAATTTCATGGTATGTACCAATGCCCAGCTCACCCAGAGTCTGCTTCATGAAAGCTGGCTTTGGCATTTCACACATCTGGGAAATACAAACACGCATGAAATGAGGAAGGAAGTCATCCCTACAAACACAAtgtttttctgacattttatcAACCAACATCCACCTCAACCACCAGGGGGCAGCAAACAAACGGAAAATGGGACACACCATGAGGAGCACCTTGAATGCTCATAGCCTGagcaatttaatttaaaataaatgctGTGACagctacacactcatccagccACGGACTGACAGCGACGTGTGTTGCACTcacaaacagctggaggaacttGAGTATCCTCTTGTGTGTGAGAATATAAAGTGCATTCCCTGTGACAGGGTCAATGACAGGCAGGCGGTGAATTTTGTTTTTGATGAGGGTATACACAGCATCAAATAGGCTGCAAACACATCAAACATAGGAATTAGTTACAGATGGCAAAGTCAAAtaagctcacacacacagaaattgCAGCGAAACATTGCCGCCAACTTGGTTATTTGAGAAAACGTACCTTGCTTCCGGTGATATGTTAACCAGCGGCTTGAAGGTCGCTTGAAGATAAAcctctgaagaagaagaaaaaaagaataattttaCACTTTTAGCGgagtgcagaaaaaaaatgtttcatgtgTGCAACAAAAACATGACAGAATACTCACCTCTCCAAGTCTCAAGCTTGTGTTCCTCTAATTCATAAATTTGCACCTAAAAAAAccccagaaaaacaaatgattattttttggtttgttttaaaaaaggacTAATCTTGATGGAATATTGCAAATCACATCTGTCGCGTGGACCTACCATTGGTGACTtatagtatctgtgcagtatgaTGATGAAATCTGTGATTGTCAGCATCCCTGTGATGAAAACGGGCGTTAAAACTCGCTGAAGCCATAAAAACACACGGCAACAAGCCTGCGGGCTTTGTGCAGCCGGGTAGAAACGCTGCTTATGAGGGTGTGGTTCAAACAACACATCGCTGCCTCGCACCACCCCCCACATTCTTTATTCTCACATCGACTTTGCATTCATTATTCATCACAGGCTGACATGCAGCAAGCAAAGCTCTACAAATCCAATTCACCACTGGCTCACCTTTTGACTCCAGATAGCAAACAGAGAGTCAGCAAGattgtttcactttttttttttttaccattgctATACTCTGGTTAATACAAGTTATTTCTTTGCTTAATGGTTTAAGGCAGCTTTAATAACTTCTACTCAAAGCATCCCACTCCATTAGCCATGACCAACTGTTAATGAATACTCAGCATTTCCTCTGTTAGAATGTATGGCAAACCAGCAGAAAAATTACATTTCCATCtcagaaaagagaaagaaatacaagttAACATTTCTTTCCCTTGACTCAAAATGTGTCTTGGACAATATAAAAGACCCAAATGGGGCAAAGTCAAATCTAGAGTAAGAATAACATCAAATTCACATTTAAGTGCGAAACCTAATCTTTGTGTTCCAACTGACAGCCCCAACGTTAAAAAAGCCAGCTGCAACAAACaaagctgctttgaaagcaaatcaaaatgagtaaaagttcaaattccttttttaATTCAATGAATTAATTTGATCTATTTAAGTCATTCAACTGAAGACGACATTAAAAAGAAGGGCAACGACTTCAAGCTTCGGTCACATTTCAGGGTTCTTACCCACAAAGCTTTGCTTCTCCGTGTCCCACAGTGGAGCGGCTCGCACGCCGTTGGCCACCAAGGCGAAGAACGCTTTCTTAACCTGCCAAGGAGCGGTTGAAAACAGTTTATAATACCTCACCGCTTGTGATTATCTCTCTGGAGACCAGAACAACAACTATTCTGTAAGCTGGTCAACACAAAACTAATAAACAACAAATTTAAGATCATTGATTAATTGAATCAGTTGATTCCAGCCGAGCCGAAATGGCAACAGCTGAATGGTCCGAGATGGTTTCATTTGCCTCCTCTGTGCATCATCTCGGGCTCTGAAAACATTTCATCGTATAAAATAcatcaagaaaaaaaggaacCAAAAACAACTTGGGGTTGCACTTGCCTCATGAGGAGCAAATAACCTCTCCCGTGAACTCTAAACCCGTCTTTGCTTTGTGTTGGTATTCCTTCACCTTTGGATAAGCGATCAAAACCCTCAGCTTTAGCGGTTAAAGATCTACACATCAAAGAGGACAGTCCTTCCTCCGTTTAGGGTTTAACAGCTTTATGACAATTTGCTTAACCACTCGACACAAAAAGCTCAGAGACAAACTACTtcgacctctttttttttttctctctctcaaacAGCCTCCTTTAAGATGAAGGTCTGCTTTGGTTCTCATCATAAACGCCTCAAAAATCATGTACATTTTCTGTCCCCAAACAAACTGAGTGAGCTCCCAATTCACTGTGCGTTGACTAAATCGAGTGTTGTGGCAAAATCCGAGAATTAAAAGGGCAATACTAACTTGGAGCGCCGTGTCGAACACGACCAACTTGGAGCTTGTTGGGACGATGTCATAGCACTTGTGGGATTTCATAAAGCGCATGTAAATATCACTCTCGGGCTCAGCAGCTGTAAGAAAAGAAGCGGGGAGGGGGGGTTATTTTAGAGGAAGGAGAAGTCTCACAGGGAATGCATAATGAGAGCTTGGAAACAACAACCTAAACAGCCATTACAGCCACTTTCCTGCTCGATCGTACACATAATTACACTCTGTCTGAGGCATCAACAAGCATGTAAACAGTGGAAAAACATGCGCAGCAAAGTACCGCACGAGCTAAAAGCCTCAACAGATGACGTAGTTTGAAGCTTCAAGTACCCCCCCCCGCCCTCCATCATGAGGTGGCAAAACTTtaggtaataataataataataataataataataatactaataataataataatgacttggttttatatagcgcctttcaagtaacccaaggtcgcttaGGTAAATAATTGATTAAATAAGAGAACATTAAACGGTGGTTTGATTGGCAAAtactgctttttttccccttggttTGTTACTTTTAACATGTCATGGAAACATGTCTGGTCGGGCCAGCTGATTTCGAAACGCTTAAAATTTTGCACATAGTTGTTTTTCACACCCCTTTCAGCACGCAAGGGTGTCAAAGTGTTAATATTAAAAACAGATAGGGTGCCTGTTGAGTCTGTTTTATACACCCAAGCAGTCTCTCCGATATCCGACAGTAGATCataaatcacaaaaacacataaaaattcCAGTTTCTAACCCATTAAcagatcattttcattttaatctcTTATTCTAAAGGCACCTTGAGGTAATCTCTAAGATTGGCAGAATTGGCAGAGCTGGATCTCCATAAAATAGGCCTCATCATTTACAGATTTCCCTCTGTCTGTAGCCTGGTAAAATATCCAAAACTGGCAACTGCAGTAGCTCAGAGATCCTGATCACCTTCACACCGTGTTAAACTAAGATTTACAGCGTTGCAAGAGAAGTGGCCCAGCAGACATCACAGGAGGACACTTACCATCATCATCCAGTTCAAGTTTCTCCAGCATACCTTCGAATAAGCCGTAGACCTGCCAGAGGAAAAGGCAGAAAGTTGTAATGAGGTGCGCAGCAAATCCTTCCAACAgcgcaaaacaaacaaaaacaacaacaacaacaaaaacaactttacaATAAATTGAGCTGGGAGTGAACAGCAGGCTGAGGCAACACCGACTTTCTCCCTGCAGGTCCCAGCAAATTCCACTACACCGAGTGCAGAGAGCCGAAGGGAAACCACAACACCAAACTGCGTCGCGTCACACCGACGTACACAAAGGTACTCCAACTCCACTAAACGTTACACTCACGGGTAACGTGACTAAAGCCCCTGTGCTGTGGAGCTACAAGCGGCGGCGACACATTATAATtagaccacacacacacccgtACACACCCCTTTAAACGCGCAGTGGAACAGTCCCGATCTATTTGGTGCAGCGGGGGAAACCGGCGCAGCTCGCACGGCCGCCTCACGCAGAGTGGAGACAATTAACctacacaaaacaaaactacaCCCCCAGTAGCAGCAGACAATGTTCAACACGCCAAGGAAAAATGTATCTGTCGAAGCGTGGGGAGAAAGCAGGAAGCTTCGCGCGATGAGGACACACCCCTCCATGTTGGGAGACCGGGGTGCCTCTCCATATTAGGAAATCCCATATGTTGCCAAGCAGCAAGAAGCTGGGGATGCCTTGTCACGTCCAATGCGTTCATTACCTCAAACAAAACGAGTCACACACCTGAGATCTATCAAATACCCCCCTTAGATTTGGCTCGAGCAGCAGGCTGAGGGTATGCCGCACAAACTGTGCTAACTGCATCTCCCACGCAAACGCAGTCGGGTTCCCAGCTGGAAATGTGCTGTGTCATGCTGGGAGATTAGCATACTCAAAGTGTGCTTGTTGATACATGATTTCTGTTGGATCCCACTTTGGAAGCATGCTCGCAGCAAGCCCCTGCAGCAGTAGGCCTGGCCGCATACCTGCTCAGAGATGCCGCCCTGCAGTGGTGAAACAGCACTTCTCTTGCCAACAGCAGGAACGCAGCCTTGCTTTTGTGTTACAGCAAACCTCAGGGAGACAGACGGGCACAAAATCCATGAAAGCAATCGCTCGAGACTGGAACTGGTGCAAGGTAAACAGACAGCTACGGTGGATAATTTTGTGAGGCTCCCTTGTGTGTTCATGGGAGGCACATTGAGGAAAGGAACAATCAGAAGTCCCCACAAGTTACTATCAATAGTATACATCACTGGTGATCAAATATCGATTCTCCATCTCTGGCTGGAATCCACTATTGTTCCAGGCAGTCCGTCTGCCTGATAAGATCAGATAATTATTCATCCTAACGGCACAGTGGGTCATCTAGTTATTCCCTTTCTAGCTGAAAGAAATCtgccaaattaaaaaaataaaataaatatacaataaaTTTCAGTCTAAAGTCCTGTGACAGAAACTCCACTGTCTCTCAGATTTagccaaaaacaaaaatgtgcaGCAGACAGATGGAGTTAAAATCGAGGCCTTGAGATTTaaatctgtgtttttctgtttactgCGGTCCAGATAAACTCTTATGACTCTTATGAGTGGAATGATCGTGTGAGTCAAAGACAGAAGGCGTGTAAGGAAAAACAGTTATCAGCTTTAACATCCCATGACCCATGGAGTACTCCT
The sequence above is drawn from the Odontesthes bonariensis isolate fOdoBon6 chromosome 14, fOdoBon6.hap1, whole genome shotgun sequence genome and encodes:
- the LOC142399018 gene encoding 5'-AMP-activated protein kinase subunit gamma-2-like isoform X3 translates to MLEKLELDDDAAEPESDIYMRFMKSHKCYDIVPTSSKLVVFDTALQVKKAFFALVANGVRAAPLWDTEKQSFVGMLTITDFIIILHRYYKSPMVQIYELEEHKLETWREVYLQATFKPLVNISPEASLFDAVYTLIKNKIHRLPVIDPVTGNALYILTHKRILKFLQLFMCEMPKPAFMKQTLGELGIGTYHEIAFIHPDTPIIKALNIFVERRVSALPVVDDSGKVVDIYSKFDVINLAAEKTYNNLDITVTQALKHRCQYFEGVMKCHKMETMETIVDRIVKAEVHRLVVVDERSSIEGIVSLSDILQALVLSPADACKEENLTD
- the LOC142399018 gene encoding 5'-AMP-activated protein kinase subunit gamma-1-like isoform X1; this encodes MGSTVMESDKESSKKMPKKRRSLRINMPDFGAFAAPQVETSDSTKSGAQTGERLIRSASPTKRVSAKSPTSMPSTPHSAPVQSKANSPKTIFPYPSHLNSSPKSPRRLSFSGIFRSNSTAASMKIFSRTRKASGYSTPPTTPTQASSQPVFTQEAQQSIPSPERLETSSRARSLSTPPDTGQRLSLPSAKPPIPSTSPVPTYSTSQHVYGLFEGMLEKLELDDDAAEPESDIYMRFMKSHKCYDIVPTSSKLVVFDTALQVKKAFFALVANGVRAAPLWDTEKQSFVGMLTITDFIIILHRYYKSPMVQIYELEEHKLETWREVYLQATFKPLVNISPEASLFDAVYTLIKNKIHRLPVIDPVTGNALYILTHKRILKFLQLFMCEMPKPAFMKQTLGELGIGTYHEIAFIHPDTPIIKALNIFVERRVSALPVVDDSGKVVDIYSKFDVINLAAEKTYNNLDITVTQALKHRCQYFEGVMKCHKMETMETIVDRIVKAEVHRLVVVDERSSIEGIVSLSDILQALVLSPADACKEENLTD
- the LOC142399018 gene encoding 5'-AMP-activated protein kinase subunit gamma-1-like isoform X2: MKRFGSLRRSKKQKEQDGLGGRHQSEASCLAASGYSTPPTTPTQASSQPVFTQEAQQSIPSPERLETSSRARSLSTPPDTGQRLSLPSAKPPIPSTSPVPTYSTSQHVYGLFEGMLEKLELDDDAAEPESDIYMRFMKSHKCYDIVPTSSKLVVFDTALQVKKAFFALVANGVRAAPLWDTEKQSFVGMLTITDFIIILHRYYKSPMVQIYELEEHKLETWREVYLQATFKPLVNISPEASLFDAVYTLIKNKIHRLPVIDPVTGNALYILTHKRILKFLQLFMCEMPKPAFMKQTLGELGIGTYHEIAFIHPDTPIIKALNIFVERRVSALPVVDDSGKVVDIYSKFDVINLAAEKTYNNLDITVTQALKHRCQYFEGVMKCHKMETMETIVDRIVKAEVHRLVVVDERSSIEGIVSLSDILQALVLSPADACKEENLTD